One Verrucomicrobiota bacterium DNA window includes the following coding sequences:
- a CDS encoding HAD family hydrolase, with product MPRIQMVFLFDLDGTLVDSVYLHVLAWREALDREEIHLSVWRIHRRIGMSGGLFTNMLLRETGLEISPERVDRLRRLHAEAYTRHRHEVRPLPGARELLNYLTASGIPWAIATSGRMETARLNLDALGVDPAVVPVVTRDQVKHGKPDPDLFLEAADRLGVDIQHSVVVGDSIWDMLAARRALALGVGLLSGGYGQEELERAGAARVYEGPAHLLRHVDEVGGRR from the coding sequence ATGCCTCGCATTCAGATGGTTTTCCTCTTTGACCTCGATGGCACGCTGGTAGACAGCGTTTACCTGCACGTGCTCGCCTGGAGGGAGGCCCTGGATCGCGAGGAAATCCATTTATCGGTCTGGCGCATCCACCGCAGAATCGGCATGAGCGGTGGATTGTTCACCAACATGCTGCTGAGAGAAACCGGTCTTGAAATCAGTCCGGAGCGCGTGGACCGGCTCCGCCGGCTGCACGCCGAGGCTTACACGCGCCATCGCCACGAGGTGAGGCCCCTGCCCGGCGCGCGCGAACTCCTCAATTACCTGACCGCGAGTGGAATCCCATGGGCGATTGCCACCAGTGGCCGAATGGAGACCGCCAGGCTGAATTTGGACGCGCTCGGCGTCGATCCTGCCGTCGTACCCGTCGTGACTCGCGACCAGGTTAAGCACGGCAAGCCCGATCCCGACCTGTTCCTGGAAGCGGCAGATCGTCTGGGCGTCGACATCCAGCACTCCGTCGTCGTTGGCGACTCCATCTGGGATATGCTCGCGGCCCGGCGCGCGCTGGCCCTCGGCGTCGGGCTGTTGTCCGGCGGGTACGGGCAGGAGGAACTCGAGCGCGCTGGCGCCGCACGGGTCTACGAAGGTCCGGCCCACCTATTGCGGCACGTCGATGAAGTTGGCGGCCGTCGCTGA
- a CDS encoding bifunctional isocitrate dehydrogenase kinase/phosphatase has protein sequence MEQGRFRPDLLQELLRNAGSSVPIEDGHVIIRHVYMERRVRPLNLYLSETSDAAARAAVRDYGQTIRDLAATNIFPGDLFLKNFGVTRHGRVVFYDYDELCLLTDCNFRELPPPTSYEEEIAPSPGFPCARAISSPRNSRAFLVYGRTFAKSC, from the coding sequence ATCGAACAAGGCCGCTTCCGGCCGGACCTGCTCCAAGAACTGCTGCGCAACGCGGGGAGCTCCGTGCCGATTGAGGATGGCCACGTCATCATCCGGCACGTTTACATGGAGCGCCGGGTGCGACCGCTAAATCTCTACCTCTCCGAAACCAGCGACGCCGCGGCGCGCGCGGCGGTTCGCGATTACGGCCAAACCATCCGCGATCTTGCCGCGACTAACATCTTCCCGGGCGACCTGTTCTTGAAGAATTTTGGTGTTACCCGCCACGGCCGCGTCGTTTTCTACGACTACGACGAACTCTGCTTGCTAACGGATTGTAACTTTCGGGAGTTACCGCCGCCTACCAGTTATGAAGAGGAGATCGCCCCGAGCCCTGGGTTTCCGTGCGCGAGGGCGATATCTTCCCCGAGGAATTCCCGCGCTTTCTTGGTTTACGGCCGGACCTTCGCGAAGAGTTGTTAA
- a CDS encoding serine/threonine-protein phosphatase produces the protein MAGIFICDVTGHGVCAALVAAILRALVEELRARATEPAKLLQALNRGLAHLLKHSRLTMFVSDCYLLAGRTRGQLHYANAGHPAPLCVHRARRSAERLPFGESKPDPVLGIFEDAEYHSWSCELSAGDTLLLFTDGLLEVEGADAQDYDQPRLQRAVSQRAGLCADELCKRLVDEVEQFAATKAFADDVCLIAMEIDHLMKG, from the coding sequence ATGGCGGGCATCTTCATTTGCGACGTGACGGGGCATGGCGTGTGCGCCGCGCTGGTGGCGGCCATCCTGCGTGCGCTCGTGGAGGAGTTGCGCGCCCGCGCGACTGAACCGGCCAAGTTGCTTCAAGCGCTCAACCGGGGCCTTGCTCACCTACTCAAACACAGCCGGCTGACGATGTTTGTGTCGGACTGCTACCTGCTGGCCGGCCGCACCCGAGGCCAACTGCATTACGCCAATGCAGGCCATCCGGCCCCGCTCTGCGTGCACCGGGCGCGGCGCAGCGCTGAGCGGCTCCCGTTTGGTGAATCGAAGCCCGACCCGGTGCTCGGAATCTTTGAGGATGCAGAATACCACAGCTGGTCCTGCGAACTGAGCGCTGGCGACACCTTGCTGCTCTTCACCGACGGGTTGCTCGAGGTCGAAGGCGCCGATGCGCAAGATTACGATCAGCCCCGGTTGCAGAGGGCCGTGAGTCAACGAGCCGGCCTTTGCGCGGACGAACTCTGCAAGCGGTTGGTCGACGAAGTGGAGCAATTCGCCGCGACAAAAGCCTTTGCCGATGATGTCTGCCTGATCGCGATGGAAATTGATCATTTAATGAAAGGCTGA
- a CDS encoding universal stress protein yields MAVDLSSHSAATVGYAAQFAQAFGASLTLAHVCPPEPVNPLIVTPEVFTAPERQRAAAQEAVAELAQSVRLTCPHCQGRVLTGEPADQIAQLARDLNADLIITAGHHPGRLRRLFNLDHAVHILHRAPCPVLVYYDKEEWIQQEFEGRYDGQ; encoded by the coding sequence GTGGCGGTTGACCTTTCATCGCATTCCGCGGCCACGGTCGGTTACGCGGCGCAATTTGCCCAGGCGTTCGGGGCCTCGCTCACCCTGGCGCACGTCTGCCCGCCGGAACCGGTCAACCCATTGATCGTCACCCCGGAAGTGTTCACCGCGCCCGAACGGCAGCGGGCAGCCGCGCAGGAGGCGGTGGCCGAGTTGGCGCAAAGCGTCCGGCTAACCTGCCCGCATTGTCAAGGGAGGGTCTTGACGGGCGAGCCGGCCGACCAAATCGCGCAGCTTGCCCGTGACCTCAACGCCGACTTAATCATCACGGCCGGCCATCACCCGGGCCGCCTCAGGCGGCTCTTTAACCTGGACCACGCCGTTCACATTCTGCACCGGGCCCCCTGTCCGGTGTTGGTATACTATGACAAAGAAGAATGGATTCAGCAGGAGTTCGAGGGCCGGTATGACGGCCAGTGA
- a CDS encoding bifunctional isocitrate dehydrogenase kinase/phosphatase has translation MDNLPQAALSHQFRHAPIDEAVSGGPRTAKTLTDIRLAALCAEAAYRAFLNFHVQFRAITRRAKERFLGCDWTGTYADARERLGLYGRFLERLVEVCQLRGGRLKERPLWAACKAVYSSRITDCQAWEIAETFFNSLTRRVFATVGVNQEIEFVDTDFDTPPTVALGALRCCYQDAPLPPLLAAMLTDAGFAAEQYDDLPGATAAAAARLEAALGGPAMRIEAVKSRFFRGKGAYLIGCAFTAHDESCLPFGLVLRHGEAGITLDAVLTGKDDIAILFSFTRSYFRVDVERPYDLVRFLKTLMPRKRLGELYTATGYHKHGKTEFDRDFLYHLHLSADRFETAQGVRGMVMLVFTLHAYDVVFKVIKDRFDPPKTSSRMEVMRKYRFVFEHDRAGRLVEAYGYEHL, from the coding sequence ATGGATAACTTGCCTCAGGCTGCTCTCTCCCACCAATTTCGCCACGCGCCGATCGATGAGGCCGTTTCCGGCGGTCCACGAACCGCCAAAACGCTGACGGACATCCGCTTGGCGGCACTCTGCGCAGAGGCTGCGTACCGCGCCTTCCTCAATTTTCACGTGCAGTTCCGTGCCATTACCCGGCGAGCAAAAGAGAGATTCCTTGGCTGCGACTGGACCGGCACCTACGCGGACGCGAGGGAACGTCTCGGCCTCTACGGTCGCTTCCTTGAACGGTTGGTAGAGGTCTGCCAACTTAGGGGGGGCCGGCTCAAGGAGAGGCCACTCTGGGCCGCCTGCAAGGCAGTGTACTCCTCGCGGATTACCGACTGCCAAGCGTGGGAGATCGCCGAGACCTTCTTCAATTCTCTGACACGGCGCGTTTTCGCCACCGTGGGCGTTAACCAAGAGATCGAGTTTGTCGATACTGACTTCGATACACCACCCACCGTCGCGCTTGGCGCCCTACGATGCTGCTATCAGGATGCCCCCCTTCCTCCCCTGTTGGCGGCGATGCTTACCGACGCCGGTTTTGCCGCCGAACAATACGACGATCTGCCGGGGGCTACAGCCGCGGCCGCCGCTCGCCTGGAGGCTGCCCTGGGCGGTCCGGCAATGCGGATCGAGGCGGTGAAAAGCCGCTTTTTCCGCGGCAAGGGCGCTTACTTGATCGGCTGTGCATTTACCGCGCACGACGAATCCTGTCTTCCTTTCGGACTCGTCCTGCGGCACGGGGAAGCCGGGATCACCCTCGACGCCGTGCTGACGGGCAAGGACGATATCGCCATCCTCTTCAGCTTCACGCGATCATACTTCCGCGTGGACGTCGAGCGACCTTACGACTTGGTGCGTTTCCTAAAAACCCTGATGCCCCGCAAGCGCCTGGGCGAGCTTTACACCGCAACCGGTTACCACAAGCACGGCAAGACCGAATTCGACCGCGATTTCCTATACCACCTGCACCTCTCCGCGGACCGTTTCGAGACCGCCCAAGGCGTACGGGGCATGGTCATGCTGGTGTTCACCCTTCACGCCTATGACGTCGTGTTCAAAGTCATCAAGGACCGGTTCGATCCCCCGAAAACCTCGTCCAGAATGGAGGTCATGCGTAAGTACCGCTTCGTCTTCGAGCATGACCGCGCCGGACGGCTGGTGGAGGCCTATGGGTATGAACATTTGTGA
- a CDS encoding bifunctional isocitrate dehydrogenase kinase/phosphatase: MREGDIFPEEFPRFLGLRPDLREELLSSHGDLFTPEAWRRVQAALREGVILEILPYEESKRLTRPYGGPCGSNGCTNDDKKRTDRP, translated from the coding sequence GTGCGCGAGGGCGATATCTTCCCCGAGGAATTCCCGCGCTTTCTTGGTTTACGGCCGGACCTTCGCGAAGAGTTGTTAAGCTCCCATGGCGACCTGTTCACGCCCGAGGCTTGGCGCCGCGTGCAGGCGGCCTTACGCGAGGGCGTTATTCTCGAGATCCTCCCCTATGAGGAAAGCAAGCGCTTGACGCGCCCCTACGGTGGGCCCTGCGGCAGCAACGGTTGCACCAACGACGACAAAAAACGCACCGACCGACCTTGA
- a CDS encoding PAS domain S-box protein — MLDSMPGYISIKNLQGRYIDYAGKRVWMSVTKMPLRDDAGELIGLVSTTRDITARKAAEEQLAALCGGAAGEKCPVGSGPGDGARTAARAAAAALSSIPQFGFPMGERAALSPILSFLLRGGR; from the coding sequence GTGCTTGATTCCATGCCGGGCTACATCTCCATCAAAAATCTGCAAGGGCGTTATATTGACTATGCCGGGAAGCGGGTCTGGATGTCGGTCACAAAGATGCCCCTGCGCGATGACGCGGGCGAGCTGATTGGTTTGGTGTCCACCACGCGCGACATCACCGCGCGCAAGGCTGCCGAGGAGCAATTGGCCGCCTTATGCGGAGGCGCTGCGGGAGAAAAATGCCCAGTTGGAAGCGGACCTGGAGACGGCGCGCGAACTGCAGCACGCGCTGCTGCCGCAGCACTATCCTCGATTCCCCAGTTCGGCTTCCCTATGGGCGAGCGCGCTGCGCTTTCACCAATTCTTTCGTTCCTCCTCCGGGGTGGGCGGTGA